The Spirosoma foliorum genome has a window encoding:
- a CDS encoding peptidase domain-containing ABC transporter, with protein sequence MAKNTIIKQHDITDCGAACLASISAHYNLMMPIARIRQMASTDQKGTNVLGMIEAATRLGFQAKGVRGTFESLSKIPKPAIAHVIIKEVLHHFVVIYDITDKHIVVMDPGPGKLVKHTHEEFKKIWTGVLILLLPNEQFETGNEKISATQRFWQLIQPHQSVMIQALFGALIYTVLGLSTSIYVQKIVDNVIVEGNRNLLNLLSITMILILVLQLFIGSLKSMFALKTGQQIDARLILGYYKHLMKLPQQFFDTMRVGEIISRINDAVKIRAFINDAATSLVVNVFIVLFSFGMMFTYDWKLAMIMLAVIPFYAGIYVIVNKLNKKYQRTLMEDAAELESQLVESLNAMGTIKRFGLESFANIKTETRFVKLLKTIFTSARNSVWSGNATEIVSRLFTIILLWVGAGFVIDNQITPGELLSFYALIGYFTGPASQLIGANKTVQDALIAADRLFEIMDLERESTENKIELQSDMIGDIRFKDVSFRYGSRTQVFDSLSITVPKGQITAVVGESGSGKSTMLSLLQNLYPLQSGSIHIGDYDIKHISNESIRRRVSVVPQKIDLFAGNVIDNIAVGEYQPDMQRIVAICQRLGITEFIEKLPNGFHTYLGENGASLSGGQKQRIAIARALYQNPDILILDEATSSLDSISEKCVQETIQHLREQHKTVILIAHRLSTVMNADKIIVIEQGKLIEEGSHFELLARENAYYTLWASQMPLAIKSTSLSPLDLLQISANGDQTATPVVTPETQTALAL encoded by the coding sequence ATGGCAAAAAATACGATAATCAAACAACACGACATTACCGATTGTGGAGCAGCTTGCCTGGCTTCCATTTCGGCACACTATAACTTGATGATGCCCATTGCCCGCATCCGACAAATGGCTTCAACTGATCAGAAAGGCACCAATGTCCTGGGTATGATCGAAGCAGCTACTCGGTTGGGGTTCCAGGCCAAAGGGGTACGCGGTACGTTCGAAAGTTTATCGAAAATACCTAAACCGGCCATTGCCCACGTCATCATTAAAGAAGTACTCCATCACTTTGTGGTCATCTATGATATTACGGATAAACACATCGTGGTCATGGATCCCGGCCCAGGTAAGCTCGTTAAACATACGCACGAGGAGTTCAAAAAAATCTGGACTGGCGTTTTGATTCTGCTGTTGCCCAACGAGCAATTTGAAACGGGCAACGAAAAAATATCGGCTACGCAACGTTTCTGGCAGTTAATTCAGCCGCACCAGAGCGTGATGATTCAGGCCCTGTTCGGTGCCCTGATTTACACCGTACTGGGCCTTTCGACCTCCATTTATGTCCAGAAAATTGTCGACAACGTCATTGTCGAAGGCAATCGAAATCTGCTCAATCTGTTGAGTATCACCATGATTTTGATTCTCGTTTTGCAGCTATTTATCGGAAGTTTGAAAAGCATGTTCGCCCTGAAAACCGGGCAGCAAATCGATGCCCGATTGATTCTGGGGTATTACAAACACCTGATGAAATTGCCCCAGCAGTTTTTCGACACCATGCGCGTGGGTGAAATTATTTCGCGGATCAACGATGCCGTTAAGATTCGGGCGTTTATCAACGATGCCGCTACAAGTCTGGTTGTCAACGTATTCATCGTTCTATTTTCGTTCGGCATGATGTTTACCTACGACTGGAAACTAGCCATGATTATGCTGGCCGTTATCCCGTTCTATGCGGGCATCTACGTCATTGTTAACAAGCTGAATAAAAAGTACCAGCGAACACTGATGGAAGATGCAGCCGAACTGGAATCGCAGTTGGTCGAGTCGCTGAATGCAATGGGCACTATCAAACGCTTCGGCCTGGAATCGTTCGCCAATATCAAGACCGAAACGCGCTTTGTCAAGTTGCTGAAGACCATTTTCACGTCGGCCCGCAACTCGGTTTGGTCGGGCAATGCCACGGAAATTGTTTCCCGATTATTCACCATCATCCTGCTTTGGGTAGGTGCGGGTTTTGTGATCGACAACCAGATTACGCCCGGCGAACTCCTATCATTTTATGCACTGATTGGCTACTTCACAGGCCCCGCCAGCCAACTCATCGGTGCCAACAAAACGGTACAGGATGCGCTTATTGCCGCCGATCGCCTGTTCGAGATCATGGACCTAGAACGTGAATCGACTGAGAATAAAATTGAACTTCAGTCGGATATGATCGGCGACATTCGCTTCAAGGACGTATCGTTTCGGTATGGGAGTCGTACACAAGTATTTGACAGTCTGAGCATAACGGTACCAAAGGGCCAAATTACGGCAGTGGTTGGCGAAAGTGGTTCGGGTAAATCCACGATGCTATCACTCCTCCAAAACCTGTATCCACTGCAAAGCGGCAGCATTCACATTGGCGATTACGACATCAAACACATCAGTAACGAAAGTATTCGCCGTCGGGTAAGCGTTGTGCCACAGAAGATCGATCTCTTCGCTGGAAACGTCATCGACAACATTGCCGTGGGCGAATACCAGCCCGATATGCAACGGATCGTAGCCATTTGCCAACGACTCGGCATTACGGAGTTTATTGAAAAATTGCCTAATGGGTTTCATACGTACCTGGGCGAGAACGGAGCCAGCTTATCGGGTGGACAAAAACAGCGGATTGCCATTGCACGCGCCCTGTATCAGAATCCAGACATTCTAATTCTGGACGAAGCCACGTCATCGCTCGATTCCATTTCTGAGAAGTGCGTGCAGGAGACCATCCAGCATCTACGGGAACAGCATAAGACGGTTATTCTGATTGCACATCGACTCAGTACGGTGATGAACGCCGATAAAATTATCGTTATCGAGCAGGGTAAATTAATTGAAGAAGGCTCCCATTTCGAGTTGCTGGCGAGAGAGAATGCATATTATACACTCTGGGCTTCACAGATGCCATTGGCCATAAAATCGACGAGTCTCTCCCCGTTGGATTTGCTCCAGATCAGTGCCAACGGAGATCAAACGGCAACGCCTGTAGTAACTCCCGAAACCCAGACCGCCTTAGCTTTATGA
- a CDS encoding HlyD family secretion protein: MQHQLHPPAVIEHTTEAYLPQVTVRGQLIYCSVALAIVAALVSLPFIHTEVSVQSAGIIRTVAERNELRPLVAGTVAQVLVHDNQPVHQGQPMIRLQTEVLETKLRLNHSQQAEKLLNIRDLDRLVRATRPNLLSVSGLQSPIVRQQYEQFRFLLTENTQTQQKRKRELDVTRQLYEDKVLAQQEFEDKEFTYKTVVAQYASQIERQVSDWQASLTQQQLALDELRAQERQLLNERDLHTIKAPVTGTVSQLTGRYPGSYVQPGEVLGVISPDSNLLVECYVSPKDIGLLRPGMTARMQVDAFDYNQWGLVQGKVTEVSNDITVMENQPVFKVKCQLDQNFLSLKEGYKGYLKKGMTLRARFVITERSLFDLLYDKADDWLNPKNTPALAQK, from the coding sequence ATGCAACATCAGTTACACCCGCCTGCCGTCATTGAGCACACCACGGAGGCTTATTTGCCCCAGGTTACCGTACGGGGTCAACTCATCTACTGCTCAGTCGCTCTCGCTATTGTGGCGGCTTTAGTTTCGCTCCCGTTCATTCATACCGAAGTTTCGGTACAAAGTGCAGGCATCATTCGCACAGTGGCTGAGCGTAACGAACTCCGCCCACTGGTAGCTGGTACAGTAGCCCAGGTACTGGTTCATGACAATCAGCCTGTTCACCAGGGGCAACCCATGATTCGGTTGCAGACTGAGGTATTGGAAACCAAACTTCGGCTCAACCATTCCCAGCAAGCCGAAAAACTCCTCAACATCCGCGACCTCGACCGACTTGTTCGCGCTACTCGTCCAAATTTGTTGTCGGTATCTGGTTTGCAATCGCCGATTGTGCGCCAACAGTACGAACAGTTTCGGTTTCTGCTCACCGAAAACACGCAGACGCAGCAGAAACGCAAACGTGAATTAGACGTTACGCGTCAGCTCTATGAAGACAAAGTACTGGCGCAGCAAGAATTTGAAGATAAAGAGTTTACCTACAAAACCGTAGTCGCGCAATATGCCTCACAAATTGAACGGCAGGTAAGTGACTGGCAGGCCAGCCTGACCCAGCAACAACTCGCGCTCGACGAACTCCGCGCACAGGAACGCCAACTCCTTAACGAACGCGATCTTCACACCATAAAAGCCCCCGTTACCGGTACAGTTAGCCAGCTTACCGGGCGCTACCCTGGAAGCTATGTGCAACCGGGTGAGGTTCTTGGCGTGATCTCGCCCGATTCTAATCTGCTCGTTGAGTGCTACGTATCGCCCAAAGATATTGGCCTGTTACGGCCCGGTATGACGGCCCGAATGCAGGTAGACGCCTTCGATTACAATCAATGGGGCTTAGTACAGGGAAAAGTAACTGAGGTTTCGAACGACATTACTGTTATGGAAAACCAGCCGGTTTTTAAAGTCAAGTGTCAGCTCGATCAGAATTTTCTTTCCCTCAAAGAAGGTTACAAAGGCTATCTCAAAAAAGGCATGACCCTCCGGGCGCGCTTTGTAATTACCGAACGAAGCCTGTTCGACCTGCTCTACGATAAGGCCGATGATTGGCTCAATCCGAAAAATACCCCTGCCCTTGCTCAAAAGTAA
- a CDS encoding carboxypeptidase-like regulatory domain-containing protein — protein sequence MKPQYLLPLPFLICAHITLGQRIQGKILSSFKEGIPFASIQVVGTSKGTTTNEHGEFNLQLPSIPCQILVSSIGYQTVTQRIDHTTKPVVITLPEGVALQEVRVMPDSILKTILTGAFRKIQSNYPHKTFALEGFYRELNQSTDSDELVHYGEAYLKVVMSGYQATNEDAQVEVIKARINKNPGRDSIETTRWYGGAFIANSNDLVKTRAEFLNPNSFNKRYRYTLAAVTPYNSDSLYVINFSSKDREESATGTLWIHKKSLAYVKITYQSSRALQHDLIRRFISKNRLRECRYIEQNGIWHLAHIAHKTTFVNKQTKRETTHDLAFITTQYDEQGTPVPYDKRLAYGAIFSDLTNEYDPEFWDKYTSLEADSAQKSQMAQFKAISQTQQAQQYVSSKTRRDKLVAVLKKLSISYGIGVAQYAQQSPILTATYQHKSFENPTSFPSGHPILLFRTSYGFRLTNHVKLDVINFQSVLNNDYYKSIQAGFTYSLLVKKKGNPLFLYALGAFAWSQTGCLLTELTNSEGFVDPGKQLNTPVKVFYADRGWAGVGGFGFTFQKKRRDYFIESNYRFVLTNTPSIIFKESGNLFNKKVITTPDQTDFQLNIANNTSIVQPVGITLGIRWHF from the coding sequence ATGAAACCCCAATACCTACTGCCCTTACCGTTCCTTATTTGCGCACATATAACATTAGGGCAACGTATACAGGGTAAAATCTTATCATCTTTTAAAGAGGGAATTCCTTTCGCAAGCATTCAAGTAGTTGGCACTTCAAAAGGAACGACCACAAATGAGCATGGCGAGTTCAACCTGCAACTCCCCTCAATTCCCTGTCAAATTCTGGTAAGTAGCATCGGTTATCAAACCGTAACGCAGCGAATTGATCATACAACAAAGCCTGTGGTTATAACGCTACCGGAAGGCGTTGCCCTGCAAGAAGTTAGGGTGATGCCAGACAGTATTTTAAAAACTATACTGACGGGAGCCTTCCGAAAAATCCAATCAAATTATCCGCACAAAACATTCGCCCTGGAGGGCTTTTACCGAGAACTGAATCAGAGTACAGATAGCGACGAATTAGTACATTATGGCGAAGCGTATCTGAAGGTTGTCATGAGTGGTTATCAGGCTACAAACGAGGATGCACAGGTTGAAGTAATAAAGGCACGTATCAATAAAAATCCGGGACGAGACTCCATCGAAACCACCCGATGGTACGGCGGTGCATTTATCGCTAATTCAAATGATTTAGTTAAAACGCGAGCCGAGTTTTTGAATCCAAATTCATTTAACAAAAGATATCGCTATACGCTGGCGGCCGTTACGCCCTACAACTCAGACTCACTCTACGTTATCAACTTTAGTTCAAAAGACAGGGAAGAGTCGGCTACGGGTACGCTCTGGATACACAAAAAGTCACTGGCTTATGTAAAAATTACGTATCAAAGTAGTAGGGCTCTTCAGCACGATCTTATCAGACGGTTTATAAGCAAAAATCGACTACGTGAATGTAGGTATATTGAGCAGAATGGAATATGGCATCTGGCACATATAGCACACAAAACCACATTTGTCAATAAGCAAACAAAACGCGAAACCACCCACGATCTAGCCTTTATCACTACCCAATATGATGAGCAGGGCACACCTGTTCCCTATGATAAACGGTTAGCCTATGGCGCTATTTTCTCAGATTTAACGAACGAATATGATCCTGAATTTTGGGATAAGTACACAAGCCTGGAAGCCGATTCGGCGCAGAAAAGCCAAATGGCGCAGTTTAAAGCTATATCACAAACACAACAGGCACAACAGTATGTATCCTCGAAAACCCGACGGGATAAACTAGTCGCTGTATTAAAAAAATTGAGCATTAGCTATGGAATTGGAGTTGCTCAGTACGCACAACAAAGTCCTATCCTAACGGCAACTTATCAACATAAATCTTTCGAAAACCCAACGTCATTCCCATCTGGACACCCTATTCTCCTATTCAGGACCAGCTATGGTTTTCGACTGACAAATCATGTCAAACTAGATGTCATCAATTTCCAAAGCGTATTAAATAACGATTATTACAAGTCCATTCAAGCTGGATTCACCTATAGCCTGTTAGTTAAAAAGAAAGGAAATCCCCTATTTCTCTATGCGTTGGGTGCTTTTGCCTGGTCGCAGACAGGCTGTTTGCTGACGGAGCTTACAAACAGTGAGGGCTTTGTCGATCCAGGCAAGCAGTTAAACACTCCAGTCAAGGTCTTTTATGCCGATCGGGGATGGGCTGGTGTAGGCGGCTTCGGTTTTACGTTTCAGAAAAAGCGTCGCGACTATTTTATTGAATCGAATTACCGATTTGTACTGACGAATACGCCATCAATAATCTTTAAAGAATCGGGTAATCTGTTTAATAAAAAAGTCATCACAACACCCGATCAGACTGACTTTCAACTGAATATTGCCAACAATACATCTATTGTGCAGCCTGTTGGCATTACACTTGGCATTCGATGGCATTTTTAA
- a CDS encoding CPBP family glutamic-type intramembrane protease, protein MKQLFINFFDFLQGASYLDKDINIGAIYKILFIGKAIGLIFLFKVIIGFLSLLLNKYGLIDPSKGSGDLTSWLSETSNSQFILEVVILAPFFEEFAFRGIIQSNRLTLTLAFIVISYLIICILNRANFYSLTARTLPIGIFSILIGFFFHKYISYYLANLTSNYKINIYIIWLSAFLFSLWHYNNYDFTNARPQTILLALLPHLISGLFFSWTSLMYGLKWSIILHIINNAIPVLIIIFRASQESKVA, encoded by the coding sequence ATGAAGCAATTATTTATTAATTTTTTCGATTTTTTGCAAGGGGCAAGTTATCTAGATAAAGATATCAATATAGGTGCCATTTATAAAATTTTATTTATAGGGAAAGCCATAGGGCTTATCTTTTTATTTAAAGTAATTATTGGTTTTTTGAGTCTTTTATTAAACAAGTATGGACTTATTGACCCATCAAAAGGGAGCGGTGATTTAACTTCTTGGCTATCAGAGACATCAAATTCTCAATTTATACTCGAAGTGGTAATCTTGGCACCCTTCTTTGAGGAATTTGCATTTCGAGGAATTATCCAATCAAATCGTCTAACCCTTACTCTGGCATTTATTGTAATTTCTTATTTAATAATATGCATTTTAAACAGGGCTAATTTTTATTCTTTAACAGCAAGGACTTTACCTATTGGTATATTTAGCATTTTAATTGGATTTTTTTTCCACAAGTACATATCATATTATTTAGCAAACTTAACATCTAATTATAAAATAAATATATATATAATATGGCTTAGCGCTTTTCTATTTTCTTTGTGGCATTACAATAATTATGATTTTACAAATGCTCGCCCCCAAACAATTCTCTTAGCCCTACTCCCTCATCTTATTTCGGGTTTATTTTTCAGTTGGACATCACTAATGTATGGACTAAAGTGGAGTATAATATTACATATTATAAATAATGCCATACCTGTCTTGATTATTATTTTTCGAGCTAGTCAAGAAAGTAAGGTAGCTTAA
- a CDS encoding lantibiotic dehydratase, whose translation MIQPKDFFLLRQPTYSLDTLLQFYNQLATNPLSDLLRQHYQDPIAQQAIFVASPALYERFQRWLSGETLPEQDKLLITLHKYLIRMCSRPTPYGLFAGCTIGRFGEQTQLRAGTTATLRTHTRIDMDCLLAICQWLSHQPIIREQLRLFPNSSLYPIGSSLRYIEQQFDNKRRSYFISVAEAERHLTTVLEAARTGATIQELTNTLTTCNIDQHEAISFVEQLIEGQLLSFELEPTVTGLHYLNRLTERIASLADTTDITEQLHRLQRSLQQPDRLLAYSEVQQWFTDRNIYPPSADIVQVDTFFGWGDTRNPTLQLGKHALQLVQRDLEKLLVLNQPNDCPDLDEFKRRFYNRYEDEEIPLALALDAESGIGYGSGSTFGVGYAPLIDDLTFMTSPTTPTTTWGWWQTLVMDKYTQALRTNRAGDSIHEIILTEADLTYISSQVATPSVPDSFYAFGTLLASSSKAVDEGDFQFNLLACKGPSAINLLSRFGEGNEALAQQIQQCATAEENYHPDVIIAEIVHLPENRVGNILIRPTTHQYEIPYMGQSSVAPDYQIPLTDLLVSVHYDQTTQGQIILRSKRLNKRIIPRLSNAHNFSQGLPIYRFLCDLQSQDAHLNIAWNWGGLRTQTYLPRVRYRNIIISRATWQLACNDLTSDNPLRLVAQLTAAGLPDQFVIAQGDNELFISMHIPESLTLLAQQIRRLARSGTSARIRLVEFLSMPDRSPLTNKRDHFTHEVLIPFGNLSAKPFSGLSQSADVLPQRKFSIGSEWFYLKVYTGEKTSDTLLTETIYPVVQQLLKTQIIDQFFFVRYKDTDPHLRLRFRGNAHLEFYHHVVRVMEKALHEAIQSGIVHRIKVDTYQRELERYGIEHMPLCETLFYYDSLSTLAFIARTGNEFDENLRVAIAIRKIDQLLIGAGLTPNACLIILGELKERFFQEFGGTSALRHQLNEKYRMYRPLMDQALADDFPIAGDLTNWEHRQAELLQSLVRSLPNSRQLYAILSSVIHMLVNRLFPSKQRAYELVLYHCLARHYDSVRARQAVVSA comes from the coding sequence ATGATTCAGCCAAAAGATTTTTTTTTACTGCGCCAGCCGACGTATTCCCTAGACACATTACTTCAATTTTACAACCAACTTGCTACCAATCCGTTATCTGACTTATTGCGTCAGCATTATCAGGATCCAATAGCGCAACAAGCCATTTTTGTCGCGTCGCCCGCCCTCTATGAACGGTTTCAACGCTGGCTCTCAGGCGAAACCCTCCCCGAGCAGGATAAATTGCTGATCACACTTCATAAATACCTGATTCGAATGTGTAGCCGTCCAACTCCTTACGGCCTCTTTGCGGGCTGTACAATAGGGCGCTTCGGCGAGCAAACCCAACTTCGGGCAGGCACAACGGCAACGCTTCGAACGCATACCCGTATCGATATGGATTGCCTGCTGGCAATCTGTCAGTGGCTTAGCCATCAGCCCATTATTCGAGAACAACTACGCCTGTTTCCAAACTCGTCGCTCTATCCCATAGGCTCCTCGTTGCGATATATTGAGCAGCAGTTCGACAATAAACGGCGCAGCTACTTTATCAGTGTTGCCGAAGCCGAACGCCATCTGACAACTGTTCTGGAAGCGGCACGTACCGGAGCAACCATTCAGGAACTGACAAATACCCTTACAACATGCAACATTGATCAGCACGAAGCAATTAGCTTTGTTGAGCAACTCATTGAAGGGCAACTATTATCGTTCGAGCTAGAACCAACCGTAACAGGGCTACACTATCTGAATCGGCTCACAGAACGAATTGCCTCCTTAGCAGACACAACCGACATAACGGAACAGTTACATCGACTACAACGATCACTACAACAGCCTGATCGACTACTGGCTTACTCAGAGGTTCAGCAATGGTTTACCGACCGGAATATTTATCCCCCCTCTGCCGATATTGTTCAGGTAGATACTTTTTTTGGCTGGGGCGACACTCGCAATCCGACCCTGCAACTGGGTAAGCATGCGTTGCAACTCGTACAACGAGATCTTGAGAAATTGCTAGTTCTGAACCAACCCAACGACTGCCCTGACCTCGATGAGTTTAAACGGCGGTTCTACAATCGCTACGAAGACGAGGAGATTCCGTTAGCGCTGGCTCTCGATGCCGAATCGGGCATTGGCTATGGCTCCGGCTCAACGTTTGGTGTAGGGTATGCACCCCTGATTGATGATTTAACCTTTATGACAAGTCCTACTACCCCAACAACAACCTGGGGCTGGTGGCAAACACTGGTGATGGATAAATACACGCAGGCACTCCGCACGAATCGGGCAGGCGATTCAATCCATGAAATTATTCTGACTGAGGCAGATTTGACCTATATCAGTAGCCAGGTCGCAACCCCGTCTGTTCCCGATAGCTTTTATGCCTTCGGTACGCTATTGGCCAGTTCGTCCAAAGCTGTGGATGAAGGTGACTTTCAGTTTAATTTATTGGCTTGTAAAGGCCCATCGGCAATAAACCTGCTCAGCCGATTTGGAGAAGGCAATGAAGCCTTGGCTCAACAGATTCAACAGTGCGCAACCGCCGAAGAAAACTATCATCCAGATGTGATCATTGCAGAGATTGTTCACTTACCCGAAAACCGGGTTGGCAATATTTTAATCCGGCCAACCACCCATCAATACGAAATTCCATACATGGGTCAGTCATCGGTAGCACCGGACTATCAAATTCCCCTGACCGACTTACTGGTATCGGTCCATTACGATCAAACCACGCAGGGACAGATTATTCTACGCTCGAAACGGCTGAACAAACGGATAATTCCCCGTTTGAGCAATGCACATAATTTCTCGCAGGGGTTACCTATTTATCGGTTTCTGTGCGACCTGCAATCGCAAGACGCCCACCTGAACATTGCCTGGAATTGGGGGGGTCTGCGAACACAAACGTATCTGCCCAGGGTTCGTTACCGGAACATCATCATTAGCCGGGCCACCTGGCAACTTGCCTGTAACGATCTCACATCCGACAATCCATTACGCTTAGTTGCTCAATTAACGGCTGCTGGCTTGCCTGATCAATTTGTTATTGCCCAGGGCGATAATGAGTTATTTATTTCAATGCACATTCCTGAATCACTAACGTTATTGGCTCAGCAAATCCGTCGACTGGCTCGTTCAGGTACATCGGCCCGCATCCGATTAGTGGAGTTTCTATCCATGCCCGACCGCTCTCCCTTAACCAATAAACGCGACCATTTTACGCATGAGGTGCTTATTCCGTTTGGAAATTTATCGGCGAAACCGTTTTCGGGGCTGAGCCAATCAGCAGACGTGTTGCCACAACGAAAGTTTTCGATTGGAAGTGAATGGTTCTATTTGAAGGTCTATACCGGCGAAAAAACCTCCGATACACTCCTGACCGAAACCATTTATCCAGTAGTACAACAGCTACTCAAAACACAGATCATTGACCAATTCTTCTTTGTTCGGTACAAAGACACCGATCCACACCTACGGCTTCGATTTCGGGGAAATGCTCACCTTGAATTTTACCATCATGTAGTACGAGTCATGGAAAAGGCATTGCATGAAGCCATTCAATCAGGTATTGTTCATCGTATCAAAGTAGATACCTATCAGCGTGAACTCGAACGCTACGGTATAGAGCACATGCCCTTATGCGAAACATTATTCTACTACGATAGCCTGTCTACGTTAGCCTTCATAGCGCGTACCGGTAATGAGTTTGACGAAAACTTACGGGTTGCCATAGCCATTCGTAAAATTGACCAATTATTGATCGGCGCAGGCCTCACGCCCAATGCCTGCCTGATAATATTAGGGGAGTTGAAAGAACGTTTTTTTCAGGAATTTGGCGGTACATCGGCCTTACGGCATCAACTCAATGAAAAATACCGGATGTATCGCCCCTTGATGGACCAGGCACTAGCCGACGATTTTCCGATTGCTGGCGATCTGACTAATTGGGAACACCGCCAGGCCGAACTGCTGCAAAGTCTGGTACGCTCCTTACCCAACTCCCGCCAACTCTATGCCATTTTAAGCAGCGTGATTCATATGCTTGTCAATCGTCTGTTTCCATCTAAACAGCGAGCTTATGAGTTAGTACTCTACCATTGCTTAGCCCGGCACTACGACTCCGTACGCGCCCGACAAGCTGTAGTTAGTGCCTAA